One stretch of Marinobacterium iners DNA includes these proteins:
- a CDS encoding glycosyltransferase, whose protein sequence is MSEPQTPAEKPRLLWANHACLLDTTSGAAMSARQMLLCLQARGYEIQILGTTQFDAPQGVAGLGSAWAEVKKNRGKTVKLVDGPLQHQLLVTGGTQRKDTTFHEMAQWHHLYTSALDTFQPDIVWYFGGHPIDFLIPDEARSRNIATAAYLVNGNYHGTRWCRDVDLIITDTQATADLYSERSGLTCTAVGTFIPPEQFVAKSHSRERVLFINPSPEKGAFLVAALAMALEKSRPDIQFEVVESRGNWNQIVQALTAQLNEPRSQLSNVIVTPSTRDMRPVYGRARLLLTPSLWYESGARVVGEALLNGIPVIATDNGGLPDLLGGSGHLLRLPSTLHQAPYNKLPDQNTLNKICDLIARHFDDAAWYTTLCEQAHVVGRQRHSMDASTQRLLVALNQLIASPTA, encoded by the coding sequence ATGAGCGAACCTCAAACGCCTGCTGAAAAACCCCGCCTGCTATGGGCCAATCACGCGTGCCTGCTTGATACGACAAGCGGAGCAGCCATGAGCGCGCGTCAGATGCTGTTGTGCCTGCAGGCCCGTGGCTATGAGATTCAAATCCTGGGCACCACGCAGTTTGATGCGCCGCAAGGTGTAGCCGGTCTGGGAAGCGCGTGGGCGGAGGTGAAAAAAAACCGGGGCAAGACAGTCAAGCTGGTTGATGGCCCTTTGCAGCACCAGCTGCTGGTCACGGGCGGCACTCAACGCAAGGACACCACCTTCCATGAGATGGCACAATGGCATCATCTGTATACGTCGGCACTGGATACCTTTCAACCCGATATTGTCTGGTATTTTGGCGGCCACCCTATCGATTTTCTAATCCCTGACGAAGCACGATCACGCAATATCGCCACGGCAGCCTACCTGGTCAATGGCAACTACCATGGCACACGCTGGTGCCGCGATGTAGACCTGATTATTACTGACACTCAAGCTACGGCTGACCTGTATTCAGAACGTTCGGGATTAACGTGTACAGCTGTCGGAACTTTTATTCCCCCTGAGCAGTTTGTAGCCAAGTCCCACAGTCGGGAACGGGTTCTGTTCATCAACCCAAGCCCCGAGAAAGGCGCATTTTTGGTTGCTGCCCTGGCAATGGCGCTCGAAAAATCAAGGCCCGATATTCAGTTTGAAGTCGTCGAATCCAGAGGTAACTGGAACCAAATTGTGCAGGCACTGACCGCACAACTCAATGAGCCCCGCAGCCAGCTGAGTAACGTGATTGTCACCCCGAGCACACGTGATATGCGCCCAGTCTATGGCCGAGCACGGCTGCTGCTGACGCCCAGCCTCTGGTATGAGAGCGGTGCACGCGTTGTCGGCGAAGCCCTCTTGAACGGTATCCCTGTTATTGCAACTGACAATGGTGGCCTGCCTGATCTATTGGGTGGCTCGGGGCACCTGTTACGCCTGCCCAGCACCCTGCATCAGGCGCCCTATAATAAACTGCCTGACCAAAACACGCTGAACAAAATATGTGATTTAATTGCCCGCCATTTCGATGACGCTGCCTGGTATACAACCCTGTGTGAACAGGCACATGTTGTTGGGCGGCAACGGCATAGCATGGATGCCAGCACACAACGCCTGTTAGTGGCCCTGAATCAACTGATCGCGAGCCCCACTGCATGA
- a CDS encoding DUF4214 domain-containing protein, translating to MNITTNFSTDERRLNTADGYLLFGDSDERPAYFEAKAWDISPNRVVVTNKGGRDFYYVFYGEFTANDNQDWFSLAGTVDHFIELDYINNLTGYDRILFDDVNRTIQDILLTEWMTLLSADDTFIGSAQDDILLGYAGDDILQGGDGQDYLDGGAGFDIARYQGNLSDYRITQDGTAFGRYTDNPVVGSEAGLIIEDSVLGRDGMDYVENIERLYFNDLAIAFDFEGIPGQAYRLYQAAFDREPDLGGMGFWIAHLENGMTIQDAASLFIASPEFFSLYGRPDNGQFITELYNNVLGRDPEPEGYAWWIDQINNNPVFTWNVVMVGFSESPENQANVIELIANGITFEPF from the coding sequence ATGAATATAACGACCAATTTCAGCACAGACGAGCGACGCCTCAACACCGCAGACGGTTACCTGCTGTTTGGTGACAGCGATGAGCGCCCTGCCTATTTTGAGGCCAAAGCCTGGGATATCAGTCCTAATCGCGTCGTTGTGACCAACAAGGGCGGACGCGATTTTTACTATGTTTTTTACGGTGAGTTTACAGCCAACGACAACCAGGACTGGTTCTCTCTGGCCGGAACGGTTGATCACTTTATTGAGTTGGATTACATCAACAACCTGACCGGGTATGACCGCATTCTGTTTGATGACGTCAACCGGACCATTCAGGACATTTTGCTGACTGAATGGATGACATTACTGAGTGCAGATGACACCTTTATCGGCAGCGCTCAAGATGACATCCTGCTCGGTTATGCCGGTGACGACATTCTGCAGGGAGGTGATGGCCAGGACTATCTTGATGGTGGTGCAGGGTTCGATATTGCCCGCTATCAAGGCAACCTGTCAGACTACCGCATCACCCAGGACGGCACGGCGTTTGGGCGCTATACCGACAACCCGGTGGTCGGCAGTGAAGCGGGGCTGATCATCGAGGACAGCGTACTCGGACGCGACGGTATGGATTATGTTGAAAACATAGAACGCCTCTACTTCAATGATCTGGCGATCGCGTTTGACTTTGAAGGTATCCCGGGACAGGCCTACCGGTTGTATCAGGCAGCATTTGATCGTGAGCCCGACTTAGGTGGTATGGGGTTTTGGATTGCCCATCTTGAAAACGGAATGACGATTCAGGATGCCGCTTCTTTGTTTATCGCTTCGCCGGAGTTTTTTTCACTCTATGGACGGCCCGACAACGGCCAGTTTATTACCGAGTTATATAATAACGTACTGGGCCGCGACCCTGAGCCGGAGGGCTACGCCTGGTGGATCGACCAGATCAACAACAACCCTGTTTTTACCTGGAACGTCGTCATGGTGGGGTTTTCCGAGTCGCCCGAAAACCAGGCCAATGTGATCGAACTGATCGCCAATGGCATTACGTTCGAACCCTTCTGA
- a CDS encoding choice-of-anchor I family protein has translation MANYTLQILHASDMEGGGGDLLNAPAFVSIVDHLEDQSANSLFLSSGDLVLPGPFMAAAGDSLLRSAIQRANEEWLGLAPGTLSDLREGAGRVDLTLANLLGADAITLGNHEFDQGTNALADLLRADIRGDDLGSVRWLGSQFPYLSANLDFSADSALAGQYTDEILQNTDFAMDLESLTFAAGSARIAPATIVEEGGERIGIIGATTQILESISSTGGVDVVGTDSNDMALLAQQLQVYIDALEAQGVNKIILMTHLQQIQLEEQLVGLLDGVDIVMAGGSNALLLDDGDALYPGSGATAYDAYPILTQDAAGNDVVLINTDGGWRYVGQLQVEFDDQGRIVTESITDANSTVYTATDETASALWGSLDAAYAEGSKGAIAQALVGSVADLVSAKDGIIYGKTDVYLQGERAFVRTEETNLGNLTADANLWYARQVDETVTVSIKNGGGIREPIGTTFAVGSEGEYELLPPQANDVAGKAEGEISQLDIESSLRFNNALSILTLTRGQLVEVLEHAVAASAEGATPGQFAQVSGVNFSFDWSQPAGARIVSAAITDEAGVVLDRLVENGRFIGDTDAHVRVVTLSFLADGGDAYPFARFLAENGTVDERIDLSEAGLEEGTATAVAPGTEQDAFAEYLQAQYAENAYGAADTAKGDDTRIQNLAYREDSVLSSMKSTWEEALDAQILKATLAATFDSGVGEAGSEVVTVADGKLYSTNGALGRIDIYDAASGEHLNALDLTGIEGFDGVTSVAVANGIVAAAIDSAGGANGTIALFSAATGELLNTLNAGGVLPDMITFTADGQKLLVAIEGEPVSAEFDPAGGVSLIDFSAGVENASVQFVGFEAFDGQEDALREQGVRLFPGKAPSVDFEPEYIALSPDGMQAFVTLQEANTVAVLDLASATFTDLLPLGTTDHSLTGNGLDASDRDNAINIQNWPVFGLRMPDAIASAEIDGITYFATANEGDARDVDVRIKNLTLDATAFPDAAELQADSQLGRLQVSGIDGDIDGDGDYDQLFAYGSRSFTLYDAEGNEVFDSGDQFERILAEIRPERFNHDEGELEGRSDNKGPEPEAIALGTIGEDTYAFIGLERDNGIMVYNISKPAQSEFIGYIDAEAWGHVSPEVITFIPASDSATGKPQLAVAFEGSGTAALIDLDQLGSADHRLVFGTDTEVALVESVYRGLLGRESEAAGAGYWVEQMEQGMSEQHMIASVMASAEFNARGLGSDAQFIEALYTDLLGREYDQGGLDYWGSLLNGNAQRQDVVLGFFVSEEHQLNLLGIMAEGVDYLVG, from the coding sequence ATGGCCAATTACACTCTGCAAATCCTGCATGCGTCCGATATGGAAGGTGGCGGCGGTGATCTGCTGAATGCACCTGCGTTCGTTTCAATTGTTGATCATCTTGAAGACCAATCTGCCAACTCGCTGTTCCTCTCCAGTGGTGACCTGGTTTTGCCGGGGCCGTTTATGGCGGCTGCCGGGGACTCGCTGCTGCGCAGTGCGATCCAGCGTGCCAACGAAGAGTGGTTGGGGCTGGCCCCCGGTACACTGAGTGATCTGCGTGAGGGGGCAGGGCGGGTCGATCTGACCTTGGCAAACCTGTTGGGTGCCGATGCCATTACCCTGGGCAATCATGAGTTTGACCAAGGCACCAACGCACTGGCTGATCTGCTCCGGGCTGACATTCGAGGTGATGACCTTGGTAGCGTTCGTTGGCTGGGCAGCCAATTCCCCTATTTGAGTGCCAACCTGGACTTTTCGGCAGACAGCGCGCTGGCGGGCCAATACACCGATGAGATCCTGCAGAACACGGATTTCGCAATGGACTTGGAGTCGCTGACATTTGCGGCAGGCAGTGCACGAATCGCCCCGGCCACCATTGTTGAAGAAGGTGGCGAGCGTATCGGTATCATCGGTGCGACCACCCAGATACTGGAAAGCATTTCCAGCACCGGCGGCGTTGATGTTGTTGGCACCGACAGCAATGATATGGCTCTGCTGGCGCAACAGCTACAAGTGTATATTGATGCCCTTGAGGCACAGGGTGTTAACAAGATCATCCTCATGACTCACCTGCAGCAGATACAGCTGGAAGAGCAGCTGGTGGGCCTGCTTGATGGGGTGGACATCGTCATGGCGGGCGGCTCCAATGCGCTCTTGCTGGATGATGGAGATGCCCTGTATCCCGGCTCGGGGGCAACAGCTTACGATGCCTACCCGATCCTGACCCAGGACGCCGCCGGTAATGATGTGGTACTGATTAACACGGATGGCGGCTGGCGCTATGTAGGTCAGTTGCAGGTTGAGTTTGACGATCAGGGGCGTATCGTCACCGAATCGATAACAGATGCCAATTCAACGGTATACACCGCGACTGATGAGACCGCCAGTGCACTTTGGGGTAGCCTGGATGCGGCCTATGCTGAGGGCTCCAAGGGGGCGATTGCTCAGGCTCTTGTGGGGTCTGTGGCTGATCTGGTCTCGGCAAAGGATGGCATCATCTACGGCAAGACAGACGTCTACCTGCAAGGTGAACGTGCCTTTGTGCGCACCGAAGAGACAAACCTGGGCAACCTCACCGCTGACGCGAATCTGTGGTACGCCCGTCAGGTCGATGAGACGGTGACAGTATCGATCAAAAATGGTGGCGGTATCCGTGAGCCGATCGGAACAACCTTTGCGGTTGGCTCTGAAGGGGAATACGAACTGCTGCCGCCGCAGGCCAATGATGTTGCGGGTAAGGCCGAGGGAGAAATATCCCAGCTGGATATCGAGTCGTCTCTGCGTTTCAATAACGCGCTTTCCATTCTCACTCTCACCCGTGGCCAGCTCGTAGAGGTGCTGGAGCATGCAGTTGCGGCATCGGCGGAAGGAGCCACACCGGGCCAGTTTGCTCAGGTGTCGGGCGTGAATTTCAGCTTTGACTGGAGTCAGCCTGCAGGTGCCCGCATTGTCAGTGCGGCCATTACCGATGAAGCCGGTGTAGTACTGGATCGGCTTGTGGAAAATGGCCGCTTCATTGGCGATACCGACGCGCATGTGCGTGTTGTGACCCTCAGCTTCTTGGCTGACGGTGGCGACGCCTACCCATTCGCCCGTTTCCTGGCCGAAAATGGAACCGTCGATGAGCGTATCGACCTTAGCGAAGCAGGGCTTGAAGAGGGAACGGCTACCGCCGTCGCACCGGGTACGGAACAGGATGCGTTCGCAGAGTACCTGCAGGCCCAATATGCTGAAAACGCTTACGGTGCAGCTGACACAGCCAAGGGTGATGACACTCGCATTCAGAACCTGGCCTACCGTGAAGACAGTGTGCTGTCATCTATGAAGAGCACGTGGGAAGAGGCGCTGGATGCTCAGATTCTGAAAGCCACGTTGGCCGCCACGTTTGACTCGGGTGTGGGTGAGGCCGGGTCAGAAGTCGTGACGGTTGCAGACGGCAAGCTGTATTCAACCAACGGTGCGCTCGGTCGAATCGATATCTATGATGCGGCCAGTGGCGAACACCTGAATGCACTTGATTTGACGGGCATTGAAGGTTTCGATGGTGTCACCTCGGTGGCGGTAGCCAACGGTATCGTTGCAGCGGCCATTGACAGTGCCGGTGGTGCTAACGGCACCATTGCGCTGTTCTCGGCGGCAACTGGAGAATTGCTCAATACTCTGAATGCAGGCGGGGTTCTGCCTGACATGATCACGTTCACGGCCGACGGTCAAAAGCTGCTGGTTGCGATTGAAGGTGAGCCGGTGTCGGCCGAATTTGACCCGGCTGGTGGGGTTAGCCTGATCGATTTCTCTGCAGGTGTAGAAAACGCTTCAGTTCAGTTTGTGGGTTTTGAAGCCTTTGATGGACAGGAAGATGCATTGCGCGAGCAAGGTGTACGCCTGTTCCCTGGCAAGGCCCCATCAGTCGACTTTGAGCCGGAATACATTGCACTCAGCCCTGATGGCATGCAGGCGTTTGTTACACTGCAAGAAGCCAACACGGTGGCTGTGCTGGACCTGGCCAGTGCAACGTTTACGGATCTGTTACCGCTGGGTACAACCGACCATAGCCTGACCGGTAATGGGCTGGATGCCTCTGATCGTGACAATGCCATCAATATCCAGAACTGGCCGGTGTTTGGCCTGCGGATGCCGGATGCAATTGCCAGCGCCGAAATTGACGGCATTACGTATTTCGCCACGGCTAACGAAGGTGATGCCCGTGACGTAGATGTCCGTATCAAAAACCTGACGCTGGATGCCACTGCATTTCCCGATGCGGCTGAGCTTCAGGCCGATAGCCAACTGGGACGGCTGCAGGTGTCGGGTATCGACGGTGACATCGACGGTGATGGGGACTATGACCAGCTATTTGCCTACGGCTCTCGCTCCTTCACACTGTACGACGCCGAAGGTAATGAAGTGTTCGACAGTGGTGATCAGTTCGAACGGATTCTTGCCGAGATTCGACCCGAGCGGTTCAATCACGACGAGGGCGAGTTGGAAGGCCGCTCTGACAATAAAGGGCCAGAGCCGGAAGCGATCGCACTTGGAACAATTGGCGAAGACACCTACGCCTTTATTGGGCTGGAGCGCGACAACGGCATAATGGTCTACAACATCAGTAAGCCGGCTCAGTCGGAGTTTATCGGTTATATTGATGCTGAAGCCTGGGGGCATGTGTCACCAGAGGTGATCACGTTCATTCCTGCCAGTGACTCCGCCACCGGCAAACCGCAGCTGGCAGTGGCGTTTGAAGGGTCCGGTACTGCTGCGTTGATTGATCTTGATCAGCTGGGCAGCGCCGACCACCGCCTGGTATTCGGTACCGATACCGAGGTTGCGCTTGTGGAAAGTGTCTATCGCGGATTGCTGGGGCGCGAAAGTGAAGCGGCCGGTGCGGGCTACTGGGTTGAACAGATGGAGCAGGGCATGAGCGAACAGCATATGATCGCCAGTGTGATGGCCAGTGCTGAGTTCAACGCCCGTGGGCTTGGCAGCGATGCTCAATTCATTGAGGCGCTGTACACCGATCTGTTGGGGCGCGAGTATGATCAAGGCGGACTGGACTACTGGGGCAGTTTGTTGAATGGCAACGCACAGCGCCAGGATGTGGTGCTGGGCTTCTTCGTGAGTGAAGAGCATCAGCTCAACCTGCTCGGTATTATGGCAGAGGGGGTTGATTACCTGGTCGGGTAA
- a CDS encoding Mur ligase family protein, whose protein sequence is MSTIKITRLALFAGCQSDLDNRTAHVELEIPVYLPPQWQALHLNRIQAALRALCPGSAWQLEYPFWQKQAPLPETQDFAQWVVTLTVRLLRELREPVAGGKVLENTPSPDNTSIHIRIAIPWWRKDTLREGLQWVLKLMLQLCDGKAVPDAGQHNPRYLKWLAHHRDKGLAPNTLAFADAARVRQIPITTRDRELLLGWGHLQHRFESSFTGRTSALGARNARDKLTTYRILERALLPFPPTLTVNSRATLAEQANHLGWPVVLKPATTEQGIGVMPNIQDAHTLTQAFDTVCTITDARLILQKHIAGQDYRLLVVHGTLVAATERRPAQVRGDGHRNIQQLIGQANRDLRRGTNSRSLMKRLQLDDEALSCLAQQGWQRTSIPPAGTAVLLRRTANISTGGDAVDVTDIIHPANRALAIRAARILGLDIAGIDFITTDITAPWIDTGGVICEVNAQPGFRPHWLATPEQDINGRVLDLIIGQSNCRIPTAAITGTNGKSTTANLLHRIWTESGRTAGVCTTQHVKIGNTLISRQNLSGYPGARLVLEDPASEAAIIELPRKGLIRFGHPCDRYDVAALLNVQDDHLGEFGIDSLEQMARLKGSVLERVHGAAVINADDPHALAQRCRIQEPVRLWLFSCNPNTNAALQAHIAAGGDAVYVDETPAGRQLMIAQGGSMTTLMTVADIACTQHGLIGCNVANALAATAIAVAQGIDQQSIRRGLALFGQDPTENPSRFQRMSGFPFELVLDYGHNPAGILTLCDYAREHLLVSGRKRLICCTLGSRHLRHIEQCLPALRETFDDIYFAGDHARILKSPDWKQHQQPVQHYMGTLEALLQEHGFDMNNTRLFQSPALATEYALKESQPGDRVVILAEPEDCLPVIESFKPNCSAV, encoded by the coding sequence TTGTCCACAATAAAAATCACCCGACTTGCTCTGTTCGCTGGTTGCCAATCTGACCTTGATAACCGCACGGCCCATGTGGAGCTGGAAATACCTGTATACCTGCCGCCGCAATGGCAAGCACTGCATTTGAACAGAATTCAGGCCGCACTGCGCGCTCTTTGCCCCGGCAGCGCCTGGCAGCTCGAATATCCTTTTTGGCAAAAACAGGCACCGCTGCCTGAGACGCAAGACTTCGCACAATGGGTGGTTACCCTGACCGTCAGGCTGCTGCGCGAACTGCGTGAGCCGGTTGCCGGTGGTAAAGTCCTTGAGAACACCCCAAGCCCGGATAACACATCCATACATATTAGGATCGCTATTCCCTGGTGGCGCAAGGACACGTTGCGCGAGGGGCTCCAGTGGGTGCTGAAGCTTATGTTGCAGCTATGCGATGGCAAAGCAGTACCCGATGCGGGTCAACACAACCCCCGCTACCTGAAATGGCTGGCACACCACCGGGACAAAGGCCTCGCCCCTAATACCCTGGCCTTTGCCGATGCGGCACGTGTGCGACAGATACCGATCACCACCCGTGACCGAGAGCTACTATTGGGCTGGGGACACCTGCAACACCGCTTCGAAAGCAGCTTCACTGGTCGAACATCCGCTCTGGGGGCACGTAACGCCCGTGACAAGCTCACAACCTATCGCATATTGGAGCGTGCCTTACTTCCCTTTCCACCGACACTGACCGTCAACTCCCGGGCAACGCTTGCAGAGCAGGCCAATCACCTGGGCTGGCCAGTGGTGCTGAAACCCGCCACAACTGAACAGGGCATTGGTGTCATGCCCAACATCCAAGACGCGCACACGCTCACGCAAGCATTCGACACTGTCTGCACGATTACCGACGCCCGCCTGATACTGCAAAAACATATCGCAGGGCAGGATTACCGTTTGCTTGTAGTGCATGGCACCCTGGTAGCGGCGACTGAACGCCGACCCGCCCAGGTGCGAGGTGACGGCCATCGTAATATTCAACAGCTCATCGGGCAGGCTAATCGAGACCTGAGACGCGGCACCAACAGCCGCAGCCTGATGAAGCGACTACAGCTTGATGATGAAGCACTCAGTTGCCTGGCACAGCAGGGCTGGCAGCGCACCTCCATACCGCCCGCCGGCACTGCCGTACTCCTGCGCAGAACCGCCAATATCAGCACCGGCGGCGATGCCGTGGATGTAACCGACATCATCCACCCGGCAAACCGGGCGCTGGCGATTCGTGCTGCCAGAATTCTGGGCCTGGATATCGCCGGAATCGACTTTATCACCACCGATATCACTGCCCCCTGGATCGACACCGGCGGCGTTATTTGTGAGGTAAATGCCCAACCGGGCTTCCGGCCCCACTGGCTGGCCACACCGGAGCAAGATATTAACGGCCGGGTTCTGGACCTGATTATCGGCCAAAGCAACTGTCGCATCCCGACCGCCGCGATTACCGGTACCAACGGCAAATCGACCACCGCCAATCTGCTGCACCGGATCTGGACCGAAAGCGGCCGCACCGCCGGTGTCTGCACCACCCAACATGTGAAAATCGGCAATACCCTGATCAGCCGCCAAAACCTGTCCGGTTACCCGGGCGCACGGCTGGTTCTGGAAGACCCGGCCAGTGAAGCCGCCATCATCGAACTGCCACGCAAGGGGCTGATCCGGTTTGGGCACCCCTGCGACCGGTATGACGTGGCAGCATTGCTGAATGTACAGGACGATCATCTGGGCGAGTTTGGCATAGACAGCCTGGAGCAGATGGCCCGTCTCAAAGGTTCTGTACTGGAGCGCGTGCACGGGGCCGCTGTCATCAACGCAGACGACCCACATGCCCTGGCCCAGCGATGCCGGATACAAGAGCCGGTGAGGCTGTGGCTGTTTTCGTGTAACCCCAACACCAACGCGGCACTGCAGGCCCATATTGCAGCGGGTGGCGATGCTGTCTATGTCGACGAAACACCGGCCGGGCGCCAGCTGATGATTGCCCAGGGCGGCAGCATGACGACACTGATGACGGTGGCCGATATCGCCTGCACCCAGCACGGCCTCATCGGCTGTAATGTAGCCAATGCCCTGGCTGCCACCGCAATAGCTGTTGCACAGGGTATCGACCAGCAGAGCATCAGAAGGGGCCTGGCGCTGTTCGGGCAGGACCCCACTGAAAACCCCAGCCGGTTTCAGCGTATGTCCGGGTTCCCGTTCGAACTGGTGCTTGATTATGGCCACAACCCGGCGGGCATACTGACATTGTGCGACTATGCCAGGGAGCATCTGTTGGTATCCGGACGCAAGCGGCTCATATGCTGCACACTGGGCAGTCGGCACCTAAGGCATATAGAGCAGTGCCTGCCGGCCCTGCGTGAGACCTTCGACGATATTTATTTCGCAGGCGACCACGCACGCATCCTCAAAAGCCCGGACTGGAAGCAGCATCAGCAGCCTGTCCAGCACTATATGGGGACACTGGAAGCCCTGCTGCAGGAACATGGCTTCGACATGAACAACACCCGGCTATTCCAGTCACCGGCACTGGCGACTGAGTATGCCCTAAAGGAGAGCCAGCCGGGTGACAGGGTCGTGATACTGGCTGAGCCTGAGGATTGCCTGCCGGTCATTGAATCGTTTAAACCCAACTGCAGTGCCGTTTAG
- a CDS encoding ATP-grasp domain-containing protein, whose product MSIQMQLSWQHEFHGPNPFTTEPVVVAVLDLESARTPLTWAAAAEFTRRFTAWVDGTTSESNGQADACDSVAILQAVIQWSLGVLNEVRGDLQAGGVRRDLSGRLCCWLGFHEPQLSRAVFERGLRTLTAVQNGSLDMQALNARLADIEQACRRHHPDYQARILRVAARAQNSPVLPFVPGSRFWQFGWGVHSRVFFESFSNDDAALGSRWQSDKPLSKQIFQSLGLPTPRFERVNDTAQLHVAAQRIGYPCVVKPVSCGGGKGVTAAITDQAGLEAAYSHARRLAPTGPLMIESHQPGDDCRLVLVSGQLVAAIRRRPACVTGDGHSTVTELVDELNRTRSANLVKSRYLRPIMKDHYLVAHLAAQGMTLDTCLPAGQRLSLRSNANLSTGGSCDDYTDQVHPQLKAMAEQVAQTFGIATAGLDYITTDISAPPAMGVGAFIEINTTPGLDACVAAGWSESRIGHMVLGDIPQRIPVTLHVVMEDRREAALEQQKHTPLPAGQAMACGEQLRVGEALFTCEPAEPWPAVRAALRNKSVTSLLVICSEQEITRQGLPVDKVDKVEYLGCTLAPEWMQVLSAVSTSA is encoded by the coding sequence ATGTCAATCCAGATGCAGCTGAGCTGGCAACACGAGTTTCATGGCCCCAACCCGTTCACGACGGAGCCGGTCGTTGTGGCCGTACTGGATCTGGAATCCGCACGCACGCCTTTAACATGGGCTGCGGCGGCCGAGTTCACCCGCCGGTTTACGGCATGGGTTGACGGAACAACATCTGAGTCTAACGGTCAGGCTGACGCCTGTGATTCAGTTGCGATATTGCAGGCGGTGATTCAGTGGTCGCTTGGTGTACTGAACGAGGTGCGCGGTGACCTGCAGGCCGGTGGTGTCCGGCGGGATCTGTCGGGCCGTCTGTGCTGCTGGCTTGGCTTTCATGAGCCTCAGCTGTCCCGTGCGGTGTTTGAACGGGGCCTTCGCACCTTAACTGCGGTTCAGAACGGTTCTCTGGATATGCAGGCATTGAATGCTCGATTGGCCGATATAGAGCAGGCATGTCGCCGGCATCACCCCGACTATCAGGCCCGTATACTTCGGGTGGCGGCACGGGCACAGAATAGCCCCGTGTTGCCTTTTGTGCCTGGCAGCCGGTTTTGGCAGTTCGGCTGGGGGGTACACAGCCGCGTGTTTTTCGAGTCTTTCTCGAATGATGATGCGGCACTGGGCAGCCGCTGGCAGAGCGATAAACCACTTTCCAAACAGATATTTCAGTCACTGGGCTTACCCACACCACGTTTCGAAAGAGTGAATGACACTGCCCAGCTGCACGTGGCGGCGCAGCGGATCGGTTACCCCTGTGTGGTTAAACCGGTTTCGTGTGGGGGTGGCAAGGGGGTTACGGCTGCCATCACCGATCAGGCGGGGCTTGAGGCTGCTTACAGCCACGCCCGGCGCCTCGCCCCCACCGGGCCTTTGATGATCGAGTCGCATCAACCCGGCGATGATTGCCGCTTGGTTTTGGTGTCGGGCCAGCTGGTTGCCGCGATCCGGCGCCGTCCTGCCTGCGTGACAGGGGATGGTCACTCAACGGTAACCGAGTTGGTGGATGAACTGAACCGGACCCGATCCGCCAACCTGGTTAAAAGCCGTTACCTGCGTCCCATTATGAAGGATCACTATTTGGTGGCGCATCTGGCTGCGCAGGGTATGACACTGGATACGTGCCTGCCAGCGGGCCAACGGCTGTCTCTGCGCAGCAATGCCAACCTGTCGACTGGCGGCAGTTGCGATGACTATACCGACCAGGTCCACCCCCAGCTCAAAGCTATGGCGGAACAGGTTGCCCAAACATTCGGCATTGCAACCGCCGGGCTGGACTACATCACGACGGATATCAGTGCGCCACCCGCCATGGGTGTCGGTGCCTTTATCGAAATCAACACAACGCCGGGACTGGATGCCTGTGTCGCGGCGGGCTGGAGTGAAAGCCGTATCGGTCACATGGTGTTGGGCGATATACCGCAGCGTATACCGGTAACGCTTCACGTCGTGATGGAAGACCGTCGGGAGGCTGCACTGGAGCAGCAGAAACATACGCCGCTTCCTGCCGGTCAGGCCATGGCCTGTGGTGAACAGCTGCGGGTCGGTGAAGCGCTGTTCACGTGTGAGCCTGCAGAACCCTGGCCGGCTGTCAGGGCTGCATTGCGCAACAAAAGCGTTACGTCGCTTCTGGTAATCTGCTCAGAGCAGGAGATTACGCGCCAGGGCCTGCCTGTGGATAAAGTGGATAAGGTTGAATATCTTGGATGCACACTTGCTCCTGAATGGATGCAGGTGCTTTCGGCAGTTAGCACGTCCGCTTAA